One region of Drosophila teissieri strain GT53w chromosome 2L, Prin_Dtei_1.1, whole genome shotgun sequence genomic DNA includes:
- the LOC122621335 gene encoding multiple epidermal growth factor-like domains protein 8 codes for MQKMYALLATLTFWTLVLQTEQAHPSPSPSAPCDRSRKVFTEPYGEISDGPSGFNYTQDSHCEWLIKARNDSQYITLTFHSMGTECSYDYIYVYDGDSFNSTLLGSFSGRTQPQRLVARSGSMLILMYSDTNYVLDGFRASYYISNCLNNCHNHGKCVGHQCVCHGEWVGPDCEDEACPQRCGESQGRGRCQKSICHCSRGFSGRLCDLSDHPAGSSWRWLATDAEGMTARAAHSAVYMEDEDALYVFGGYDLNNVISTLQIYRFSTSQWEDEWGIALQSRRHFYHPQKIDHTLLKAVLQHKNEDEAKLWGLNSDVSFFRNILYTLAESNLHQRRTRSSLPLTIVNANSTDEELNEYLEDILEEVTDHKPHGRYGHAADRVPGGFVIYGGKHANGSFYSDLWQYNNTESGGKWKQMAIRSAVKPPALARHTLNAAGSYLYIFGGSLETGEFSSSVYRIPLPLSEDSQWELVQPRGGKTLDVRLAAHSTVYYKATNSLIVFGGIMTSLARFSKLSDRIYAFQLDQMHWTEILYPRTALRDTNIPRERAFHTATISGNYMVVFGGYTHRHNKDEICYDNQMYWYHLSCHIWINQVVSAEDSLYPKPQGVFAHAASLRRNHTLLIVGGYHGNVNADLFAYELPQVLRVENTLYNPEISCRLHSSHTACLSNPECGWCSADSSCYGRTIGANCTTNLQTTRCPGICPSLGDCHSCLVHGSQWGKTSGNKAAFSVASKLGLNECTWCVQNAKCHHRDDNYGICGDSSGWWGDKGTEIRRPSLCTSTDRRPGLTYIKYHFPINYTMPDYVGIVNATMVDFASPPFTTYFEHKLEGEMLARLVGFVRPQHQWNNSAIQVCTSYSSAVLRAGLGLNLDELVNVTTQSSNQSYCSNVQLPTTEQPFTIDFQARRRIGGNGIYNAYQKTKMELQHLHNGQLNAFTFEYLEPYYSGKCTQYSNCLHCLTDASCAWCPLTNICHLRSVNETEVCKMDTPDSLLWSYLISQPSQCSNCTNYVSCEACAQSGECEWWTEDARCGRIGKTNSSVRAVEQCPRSCRERHGCQECLGERGRCVWCEASAQCFSFSVYTSEYQFGMCREWVDQVVSRQPQEISDQKAQQTPHFLQQQCKSCEQHRNCSSCLRTLSCGWCFDRDNPIEGICMQGDFSYSAGNCSLALNSSSHHDAEWAYAQCPDVDECGLGLHDCHKEAKCTNTQGSYNCHCRRGYIGDGKFSCVRTCYELCQNGNCSGPPDYTCRCALGWTGADCGLSCGCNNHSTCHERLGKCDLCQDWSEGEKCERCRQGSYGNATAPHGCLPCECNGHGNQDLGVCNVSNGECYCKDNTQGLNCELCAPGYYGDPRGGGKCYYQCESRGILTNIGKSAIGSYQSYRSPWGASLEVKECLWILQPKTLQAEKSLLQLEFQWQSLAMDCDENAVYIYDSLPDLTGATQQNQLLAVVCAPYSSARIIEARSSHVTVHYKQGSERRHFGFNALYSVMNCVAGSCIPPHICDTQQRCVCPSGYVGASCEIEICPSNCNAKRMQGFCDTEYGRCICSNANYAGADCGTLVQRNHLVMTELFNTQLLSESLEHLRKTIPRFGHSVNADRRGSLWMFGGYSPNHGPLNDFRQFDTKNSTWLQVTVESSTPEDRMPLGRYFHASEIYVKKQIIYIYGGIGANSQLLNDFWMFSIQNQRWSQIKVEVEPSDADYQVDVPPPLAGHTLTHLRYQEHESLILLGGLSLNKSRPLELWEFNLDTGRWQQLAAVGARMPVLYGHTSVYHPETNSVYLFGGYSTEPQSNLYALDLQKLSWTELPSFRELNPPASLLPRARYFHSAVTTEHYMILYGGRTLPFNGTDVLIAYVYACNQWVRLTEDVELIGRVPASSYAEDMAIEPDTGAIYVIGGWDGSSTHSHVTKITLPDDICQLWSNGKYQCRHYMGCSYCTIQNTYSYSSHCFSHGRTPCASQNGTLLVNNGAACDDDWMANRNCSSFATCGACLAAWPTHHEVAPVCHWCDDCGIRGRCVPAGVDCGRRSAWCNKELSVGVLGLCPLPQCYQLSCESCMLQPQCNWARNELGTVECIAKELVEKNQYRVVESCPPPCHTYENCSLCLTQTPTQDHQDCKWSTMLNLCLTPSSQPLMCAGGVCGLVLEASELKRCPEPCHVYTQCSSCLEHAHCGWCAREGFNGDGICTEGALEHKQEHPSGSTCDLIYASWRNDSQLTHADVVSWHYVQCPAENECINGHHNCDTVSEQCIDLDTAVGYKCVCAQGYREEQGACLPVCSQGCVRGNCVSPDQCQCDFGYVGANCSIQCLCNGHSNCESSSRLDICLKCHNNTMGEQCEKCQPLFVGNPREGHACQPCLDYCHGHSDVCVAYDADPAVFNMTRSDLERILQEGPAYNATCLRCGNHTAGDRCDSCLTGYFRGSEDLHKECRPCQCHGHGNICDPVTGEKCNCANNTESDATCTAGGGKNSAQLCWMVQCSKCRDSYAGNPTDGHQCYKQITVESRMCFDAKPIEECKSKPAALKPGQTVFFVIQPRFMNVDIRIIIDVTQGELDVFMSPQDDSFIVETNETTGYHEIFLDNRYNWGPKIKREHPLNVALPRHDNVTIQKLFSPERRIGGGGLGGGGGERIGANTYYVPQLQDCKSHGGHNFIVKDQHAKDLSTHVTLNHCNTLLRLFGLKNRLVLTLPQHAHNLSATRFFIALRASSGPEPSYGSVVFRQDQLHIDLFVFFSVFFSCFFLFLAVCVIVWKVKQAADLRRARRQHVVEMLHLAKRPFAQIFLASSGLDMDSPQPTSSSSSARAMRQRARQALLLQEQSGAGDSQSVMHHSTRRQSSRIMMVAIEPTFDNLAAVGTVFISLPGRSRAPLSIALGSTLISYSRQYPLNTRHFMRAQRGQNVANHPA; via the exons atgcagaaaatgTACGCGTTGCTGGCAACCTTGACATTCTGGACGCTGGTGCTGCAAACAGAGCAGGCCCACCCGTCCCCATCGCCGTCGGCGCCGTGCGATCGCAGCCGGAAGGTGTTCACGGAGCCCTACGGCGAAATCTCCGATGGACCCTCCGGCTTTAACTACACACAGGACTCGCACTGCGAGTGGCTGATCAAGGCGCGCAACGACAGCCAGTATATCACGCTGACCTTCCACAGCATGGGCACCGAGTGCTCCTACGACTACATCTACGTCTACGATGGCGACTCCTTCAACTCGACGCTCCTGGGGAGCTTCAGTGGGCGCACTCAGCCCCAGCGACTGGTGGCCCGCAGCGGGAGT ATGCTCATCCTGATGTACAGCGACACGAATTACGTGCTGGATGGCTTTCGCGCCTCCTACTACATATCAAACTGTCTAAACAACTGCCATAATCATGGCAAGTGCGTGGGTCATCAGTGCGTTTGTCACGGCGAGTGGGTGGGTCCCGATTGCGAGGATGAGGCCTGTCCCCAGCGATGTGGGGAGAGCCAGGGACGAGGTCGTTGCCAGAAAAGCATCTGCCATTGCTCGCGCGGTTTCAGCGGCCGGCTCTGTGATCTGAGTGATCATCCAGCGGGCAGCAGCTGGCGCTGGCTGGCCACCGACGCCGAAGGCATGACGGCTCGTGCCGCCCACAGTGCCGTCTACATGGAGGACGAGGACGCTCTTTACGTCTTCGGCGGATACGATCTGAATAACGTGATAAGCACGCTTCAG ATTTATCGCTTCAGCACCAGCCAGTGGGAGGATGAATGGGGAATTGCGCTCCAGAGTCGCCGCCACTTCTACCATCCTCAAAAAATTGACCATACTTTGCTTAAGGCTGTTCTCCAGCACAAAAACGAAGACGAGGCTAAGCTATGGGGTCTAAACAGCGACGTGAGCTTCTTTCGAAACATTCTGTACACCTTGGCGGAATCCAACCTGCACCAGCGCCGCACGCGCTCCTCCCTGCCTCTTACCATTGTGAATGCGAATTCGACGGATGAAGAGTTGAACGAGTATCTGGAGGATATATTGGAGGAGGTTACGGATCACAAGCCGCACGGACGGTATGGCCATGCAGCGGATCGTGTGCCCGGCGGCTTCGTTATCTATGGCGGGAAGCACGCTAATGGTAGTTTCTACAGTGATCTCTGGCAGTACAATAACACGGAAAGTGGTGGCAAATGGAAGCAAATGGCCATCAGGTCCGCAGTGAAGCCGCCTGCTTTGGCCAGGCATACGCTTAACGCCGCTGGATCGTATCTCTACATTTTCGGTGGCAGTCTGGAGACTGGTGAGTTCTCATCCAGCGTATATCGTatcccccttcccctctcTGAGGACTCACAATGGGAGCTGGTGCAACCGAGAGGCGGCAAGACCTTAGATGTTCGTCTGGCCGCGCATTCGACGGTCTATTACAAAGCCACCAATTCGTTAATTGTGTTTGGTGGAATCATGACGAGCCTGGCCCGCTTCTCTAAGCTCTCGGATCGCATTTACGCTTTTCAACTGGATCAAATGCACTGGACGGAGATTTTATACCCCCGAACGGCGCTAAGGGACACCAACATACCCAGGGAGCGAGCATTTCACACGGCCACCATTTCGGGCAACTACATGGTTGTCTTCGGAGGCTATACGCATCGTCACAACAAAGATGAGATATGCTACGACAACCAAATGTACTGGTACCATCTCAGCTGTCACATTTGGATTAATCAAGTTGTTTCTGCGGAGGATAGTCTGTACCCCAAACCGCAGGGTGTATTTGCACATGCGGCGTCTCTGCGCCGAAATCACACACTCCTGATTGTGGGCGGTTACCATGGAAACGTGAATGCGGACCTCTTTGCCTACGAACTGCCCCAGGTGCTGAGGGTGGAGAATACACTCTACAATCCGGAGATCTCCTGCAGATTGCATTCCTCGCACACCGCCTGCCTTTCGAATCCGGAATGCGGTTGGTGCTCGGCAGATAGCAGCTGCTACGGTCGCACCATCGGCGCCAATTGCACAACTAATCTACAAACCACCAGATGCCCTGGAATATGCCCGTCACTCGGCGATTGTCACTCATGTTTAGTGCATGGCTCGCAATGGGGAAAGACATCCGGAAATAAAGCCGCATTTTCGGTGGCCAGCAAATTGGGATTAAACGAGTGCACATGGTGTGTCCAGAACGCAAAATGCCATCATCGCGATGACAACTACGGAATATGTGGAGATAGTTCAGGTTGGTGGGGTGATAAAGGCACAGAGATTCGGCGACCTTCGTTGTGCACCAGCACTGATAGACGCCCGGGACTTACATACATCAAGTACCACTTTCCGATCAACTACACCATGCCCGATTACGTGGGTATTGTGAATGCTACTATGGTGGATTTTGCTTCGCCTCCATTTACCACATATTTTGAGCACAAACTGGAGGGAGAAATGTTGGCCCGCTTGGTGGGCTTCGTGCGTCCGCAACATCAGTGGAACAACTCAGCCATCCAGGTGTGTACCAGTTACTCCTCGGCTGTGTTGCGCGCTGGCCTGGGCCTCAACCTCGATGAGCTAGTCAACGTCACTACGCAGAGCTCAAACCAGAGCTACTGCAGCAACGTGCAGCTGCCCACAACAGAGCAGCCTTTCACCATAGATTTCCAG GCTCGACGAAGAATTGGAGGAAACGGTATTTACAACGCCTATCAAAAGACCAAGATGGAACTGCAGCACCTGCACAACGGTCAGCTAAACGCCTTCACATTCGAGTATTTGGAACCATACTACTCTGGCAAATGTACCCAGTACTCCAACTGTCTTCACTGCCTCACCGACGCGTCCTGTGCTTGGTGTCCTCTCACCAATATCTGCCACCTGCGATCCGTAAACGAGACTGAAGTGTGCAAGATGGACACTCCGGATTCCCTTCTCTGGTCCTACCTGATCAGCCAGCCCAGTCAATGTTCGAACTGCACAAATTACGTTAGCTGCGAGGCCTGCGCCCAGAGTGGAGAGTGCGAGTGGTGGACCGAGGACGCTCGTTGCGGCAGGATCGGCAAGACCAATAGCAGTGTGCGGGCGGTGGAGCAGTGCCCAAGATCTTGCAGAGAACGGCATGGCTGTCAGGAATGCCTTGGCGAGCGTGGACGATGCGTTTGGTGTGAGGCCAGCGCCCAGTGCTTCAGTTTTTCCGTGTACACAAGCGAGTATCAGTTTGGAATGTGCCGAGAATGGGTGGACCAGGTAGTCAGTCGTCAGCCGCAAGAAATCTCCGATCAGAAGGCGCAGCAGACACCGCATTTTCTTCAGCAGCAGTGCAAATCCTGCGAACAGCATCGAAATTGTTCATCCTGTCTACGAACTCTGAGCTGTGGCTGGTGCTTCGATCGAGACAATCCCATCGAGGGCATCTGCATGCAGGGTGACTTCAGCTACAGTGCAGGAAATTGTTCACTGGCCTTGAATAGTTCCTCCCATCATGATGCGGAGTGGGCGTACGCCCAGTGCCCAGATGTCGACGAGTGTGGACTGGGTCTGCATGATTGCCACAAGGAGGCGAAGTGTACCAATACCCAGGGCAGCTACAATTGCCATTGCCGAAGAGGTTACATAGGCGACGGCAAGTTCAGCTGTGTCAGGACGTGCTATGAGCTGTGCCAAAACGGAAATTGCTCCGGACCACCGGACTACACCTGTCGCTGTGCTTTGGGCTGGACCGGAGCCGATTGTGGACTAAGTTGTGGCTGCAATAATCACTCGACGTGCCATGAGAGATTGGGGAAATGTGATCTGTGTCAGGACTGGTCGGAAGGTGAAAAGTGCGAGCGATGTCGACAGGGGAGCTACGGAAACGCTACCGCTCCACACGGATGCCTTCCCTGCGAGTGCAACGGTCATGGCAACCAAGATCTGGGTGTCTGTAATGTCAGCAACGGTGAGTGCTACTGCAAGGACAATACCCAGGGACTCAATTGTGAGTTGTGTGCTCCCGGCTATTACGGAGATCCTCGAGGCGGCGGTAAATGCTACTACCAATGTGAATCCCGCGGCATACTAACTAATATTGGCAAGAGTGCTATCGGCTCATATCAATCCTATCGGTCCCCATGGGGCGCCAGCCTGGAGGTGAAAGAGTGCTTGTGGATTTTACAACCGAAGACACTGCAGGCGGAGAAATCGCTACTTCAGCTGGAGTTTCAGTGGCAGAGTCTTGCCATGGACTGTGATGAGAATGCGGTGTACATATATGACAGTCTGCCGGACCTGACCGGCGCCACTCAGCAGAATCAACTCTTAGCCGTGGTTTGTGCTCCCTACAGCTCGGCGAGGATTATCGAGGCTCGTTCCAGTCACGTCACAGTCCACTATAAACAGGGCAGTGAAAGACGACACTTTGGATTCAATGCATTGTACTCCGTAATGAACTGCGTGGCCGGAAGTTGTATCCCTCCGCACATCTGCGATACCCAACAACGCTGTGTGTGTCCTTCCGGATATGTGGGTGCCAGCTGTGAGATTGAGATTTGCCCAAGCAACTGCAACGCCAAGAGGATGCAGGGATTCTGCGACACAGAGTATGGCAGGTGCATCTGCAGTAATGCCAATTATGCAGGTGCTGATTGCGGTACCTTGGTTCAGCGGAACCACCTGGTAATGACGGAGCTGTTCAATACACAGCTGCTAAGTGAAAGCCTGGAGCACCTCAGGAAGACCATTCCCCGATTTGGTCACTCAGTGAATGCGGATCGTAGGGGGTCCCTTTGGATGTTTGGAGGGTATTCACCCAACCATGGACCTCTCAATGATTTCCGACAATTCGACACAAAGAATAGCACGTGGCTGCAGGTCACAGTGGAATCGTCCACTCCAGAGGATCGAATGCCCCTCGGACGGTATTTCCACGCGTCCGAGATTTACGTTAAAAAACAGATTATCTACATCTACGGAGGAATCGGTGCCAACTCGCAGCTGCTTAATGATTTTTGGATGTTCTCGATACAGAACCAACGGTGGAGTCAGATAAAGGTGGAGGTAGAACCAAGTGATGCGGACTACCAG GTCGATGTACCGCCGCCTCTAGCAGGTCATACGCTTACCCATCTACGCTATCAAGAGCACGAGTCGTTGATTCTCCTGGGCGGCTTATCTCTAAACAAATCCCGACCACTCGAGTTGTGGGAGTTTAACCTGGACACTGGTCGTTGGCAACAGCTCGCGGCTGTAGGTGCTAGAATGCCTGTTCTCTATGGTCACACTTCCGTCTACCACCCGGAGACGAACAGTGTTTACTTGTTTGGAGGATATTCCACAGAGCCACAGAGCAATCTATACGCGTTAGACTTGCAGAAGCTTAGCTGGACGGAACTTCCCAGTTTCAGGGAACTGAATCCACCTGCCTCGCTGCTGCCAAGAGCTCGCTATTTCCACTCGGCCGTTACTACCGAACACTACATGATACTCTACGGTGGACGGACGCTGCCCTTTAATGGAACAGATGTTCTTATTGCCTATGTTTACGCATGTAATCAATGGGTGCGGCTGACAGAGGATGTGGAGCTTATAGGTCGTGTGCCAGCTTCGAGTTATGCAGAGGACATGGCAATTGAACCGGATACGGGTGCGATTTATGTCATCGGTGGATGGGATGGCAGCTCCACGCACAGTCACGTCACCAAGATAACTTTGCCCGATGATATTTGCCAGCTCTGGAGTAACGGGAAGTACCAATGCCGGCACTACATGGGCTGCAGCTACTGTACAATTCAGAACACATATAGCTACAGTAGCCACTGCTTTAGTCATGGACGAACTCCGTGTGCCAGTCAAAATGGCACTCTGCTGGTCAACAATGGAGCTGCATGCGATGATGACTGGATGGCCAATAGAAACTGCTCGAGCTTTGCAACTTGCGGAGCCTGTCTGGCGGCCTGGCCAACCCATCACGAGGTGGCTCCCGTATGCCACTGGTGCGATGACTGTGGCATTCGAGGCAGGTGCGTTCCAGCTGGAGTCGATTGCGGAAGGAGGAGTGCCTGGTGCAACAAGGAACTGAGTGTTGGAGTTTTGGGTTTGTGTCCCCTGCCACAATGTTACCAATTGAGCTGTGAGAGCTGTATGCTTCAGCCGCAATGCAACTGGGCCAGGAATGAACTGGGCACTGTTGAATGCATAGCCAAGGAATTGGTGGAAAAGAATCAATACAGGGTGGTCGAAAGTTGCCCCCCGCCATGCCACACCTACGAGAACTGCAGCTTGTGTTTGACTCAAACGCCAACTCAAGATCACCAGGACTGCAAATGGTCCACCATGCTGAACTTGTGCTTGACGCCCAGCTCCCAGCCACTAATGTGTGCTGGTGGCGTGTGTGGATTGGTATTGGAAGCTAGCGAGCTGAAACGCTGTCCGGAACCATGTCATGTATACACACAGTGCTCAAGCTGCCTGGAGCACGCCCATTGTGGTTGGTGCGCCCGCGAGGGATTTAATGGCGATGGCATTTGCACGGAGGGAGCATTGGAGCACAAGCAGGAACATCCATCAGGATCCACTTGCGATCTTATATATGCCAGCTGGCGAAATGATTCACAACTAACCCATGCTGACGTTGTGTCCTGGCACTACGTGCAGTGTCCGGCGGAGAATGAGTGCATCAATGGCCATCACAACTGTGACACTGTGTCCGAACAGTGCATCGACCTGGACACAGCAGTGGGCTACAAGTGCGTCTGTGCCCAGGGATATCGCGAGGAGCAGGGTGCCTGCTTACCGGTGTGCAGCCAAGGATGTGTCCGTGGAAACTGCGTCAGTCCGGATCAATGCCAGTGCGACTTTGGCTACGTGGGCGCCAATTGTAGCATCCAGTGCTTGTGCAATGGTCATTCCAACTGCGAGTCCAGTAGTCGGCTGGATATTTGCCTAAAGTGCCACAACAACACGATGGGCGAGCAGTGCGAAAAGTGTCAGCCGCTATTTGTGGGCAATCCCCGCGAAGGTCATGCATGCCAGCCGTGCTTGGATTATTGCCACGGCCATAGTGATGTGTGTGTTGCCTACGATGCGGATCCGGCCGTGTTCAATATGACACGCTCTGATCTGGAAAGGATATTGCAGGAAGGTCCCGCTTACAATGCCACCTGCTTGAGATGCGGCAATCACACCGCTGGTGATCGCTGCGATAGCTGTTTAACCGGATACTTCCGTGGCAGTGAGGATTTGCACAAGGAGTGCCGCCCCTGCCAGTGTCATGGACATGGAAACATTTGCGATCCCGTCACCGGAGAGAAGTGCAACTGCGCCAACAACACAGAGAGCGATGCTACCTGCACTGCGGGTGGGGGCAAGAACTCGGCGCAGCTTTGCTGGATGGTGCAGTGCTCCAAGTGTCGAGATTCCTATGCTGGCAACCCCACCGATGGCCACCAGTGCTACAAGCAAATTACTGTTGAGTCGCGAATGTGTTTCGACGCCAAGCCAATTG AGGAATGCAAATCGAAGCCAGCTGCCCTGAAGCCCGGCCAAACGGTGTTCTTTGTGATCCAGCCGCGTTTTATGAACGTGGATATACGCATTATTATCGATGTGACCCAAGGCGAGTTGGATGTTTTTATGTCACCGCAGGACGACTCATTTATAGTTGAGACGAATGAGACTACCGGCTACCACGAGATATTCCTTGACAACCGATACAATTGGGGGCCGAAGATCAAACGGGAGCATCCACTAAATGTAGCGTTGCCACGGCACGATAATGTCACCATACAGAAATTGTTTTCACCCGAGCGTCGCATTGGTGGCGGGGGCCtaggaggaggtggaggagagAGAATCGGAGCCAATACCTATTACGTGCCCCAGTTGCAGGACTGCAAGAGCCATGGAGGTCACAATTTTATAGTGAAGGATCAGCACGCCAAGGATTTGAGTACACATGTAACGCTCAATCATTGCAACACATTGTTGCGCCTCTTTGGGCTAAAGAATCGTTTGGTGCTGACCCTGCCTCAGCACGCCCACAATCTAAGTGCCACGCGCTTTTTTATTGCTTTACGAGCGAGTTCAGGACCCGAACCCAGTTACGGCTCCGTCGTATTCCGCCAGGATCAACTGCACATTGATCTGTTTGTGTTCTTCTCAGTGTTCTTCTCCTGCTTTTTCCTCTTCCTCGCCGTCTGCGTGATTGTGTGGAAGGTGAAGCAGGCAGCGGATCTGAGACGAGCTAGAAGACAGCATGTGGTCGAGATGTTACACCTGGCCAAGCGTCCATTCGCCCAGATCTTCTTGGCCTCGAGCGGACTTGATATGGACAGTCCGCAGCcgacctcctcctcctcctcggcccGTGCCATGCGACAGCGCGCCCGCCAGGCGCTTCTTCTCCAGGAGCAATCTGGAGCCGGTGACTCGCAATCGGTGATGCACCACTCCACACGCCGCCAAAGCTCGCGCATCATGATGGTAGCCATCGAGCCCACATTTGACAATTTGGCGGCCGTGGGAACGGTGTTTATTAGCTTGCCAGGCCGCTCGCGAGCTCCCTTGAGCATTGCCCTGGGTTCCACTCTCATTTCCTATTCGCGGCAATATCCCCTAAATACCCGCCACTTTATGCGCGCCCAAAGGGGTCAGAATGTGGCGAATCACCCGGCCTAA
- the LOC122618104 gene encoding 60S ribosomal protein L44, translated as MVNVPKQRRTFCKKCKVHKLHKVTQYKKSKERKGAQGRRRYDRKQQGFGGQTKPIFRKKAKTTKKIVLRMECTECKYRKQTPLKRCKHFELGGDKKRKGQMIQF; from the exons ATG GTGAACGTACCGAAACAACGCCGCACCTTCTGCAAGAAGTGCAAGGTCCACAAGCTGCACAAGGTGACGCAGTACAAGAAGTCCAAGGAGCGCAAGGGAGCTCAGGGCAGGCGTCGTTACGACAGGAAGCAGCAGGGTTTCGGAGGTCAGACCAAGCCCATCTTCAGGAAGAAG GCCAAGACCACCAAGAAGATTGTGCTGCGTATGGAGTGCACCGAGTGCAAATACCGCAAGCAGACTCCCCTGAAGCGTTGCAAGCACTTCGAGCTGGGCGGTGACAAGAAGCGCAAGGGACAGATGATCCAGTTCTAG
- the LOC122618093 gene encoding WASH complex subunit 3, whose amino-acid sequence MDATAAITGDVDKTQIPPLNQKRILAFVNHFLVSTCTFLNEFALGCETKFVEMERQLQKTEAALVILEAKLASIPNEHHVAEEAPAAPAIPSPPKEEASMLDTSDLPPTESPTPAEPECPPEPIGVRACEDLRYRKFFKMVQVGVPAPAVKQKMQSEGLEPRILDTPDLILADGQRE is encoded by the exons atgGATGCAACTGCTGCAATAACCGGCGATGTGGATAAGACCCAG ATACCGCCGCTGAACCAGAAACGCATCCTGGCCTTCGTCAACCACTTCCTCGTCAGCACCTGCACCTTTCTCAATGAATTCGCCCTGGGCTGCGAGACAAAGTTCGTGGAGATGGAGCGGCAGCTGCAGAAGACGGAGGCCGCTCTCGTCATCCTGGAGGCCAAGCTGGCGTCCATACCCAACGAGCACCATGTAGCCGAAGAGGCTCCCGCAGCGCCAGCGATACCAAGTCCGCCCAAGGAAGAGGCATCCATGCTGGACACATCGGACCTGCCGCCCACGGAGAGTCCAACACCAGCGGAACCGGAATGCCCGCCTGAACCGATCGGTGTGCGCGCTTGTGAAGATCTTCGGTACAGAAAGTTCTTCAAAATGGTGCAAGTCGGTGTGCCCGCACCGGCGGTCAAGCAGAAAATGCAATCCGAAGGTCTGGAGCCACGAATTTTGGA CACACCCGATCTGATCCTGGCAGATGGCCAGCGGGAGTGA